A window of Planctomycetia bacterium contains these coding sequences:
- a CDS encoding fatty acid desaturase has protein sequence MLSLDSPELHKLVQPLRRPDNATNWLYLAIDYASLIVVMGGTIAFCQMHQEWGFSSFWLAPVVLAAVCLVGALQHRLAGLGHEGAHYILFRNRKLNEAASDLLCMFPLFSTTEQYRQIHLGHHEYVNDWERDPELLNLGHTRMMDRFPMTKREFLYHFTVALLIPKRLLRYMWDNIYVTAVGNGVHPYNLPAGQGPPLLFGLFRITSVLGIGYLAVMIVLMGYLSHFGTTFSMTATPLAMLAVAGACIWALPIQWFFSSRIRPVYSNKITSFLRLSYLTAMECVLAWSFFLTGFEWGVYFWLLWMLPLFTVFPYLMLLRDLFQHANADDGRLSNSRAILCHPVLRWAMFIYGQDLHVTHHLFPFVPHFRLPALHRLLMAKCDEYSREVVETQGLLRGNRALPTLLDVIAPKANAGH, from the coding sequence ATGCTGAGCTTGGATTCGCCGGAACTGCACAAGCTGGTCCAGCCGCTTCGCCGGCCGGACAATGCCACAAATTGGCTCTATCTGGCGATCGACTACGCCTCGCTGATCGTGGTGATGGGCGGCACGATCGCGTTCTGCCAGATGCACCAGGAGTGGGGTTTTTCCTCATTTTGGCTCGCACCTGTTGTCCTCGCGGCAGTCTGTCTCGTGGGGGCGCTGCAACATCGCCTGGCGGGTCTCGGGCATGAAGGCGCGCACTACATCCTGTTTCGCAATCGAAAGCTGAACGAGGCGGCCTCCGACCTGCTCTGCATGTTTCCTTTGTTCTCCACGACGGAACAGTACCGGCAGATTCATCTCGGGCATCACGAATACGTGAATGACTGGGAACGTGATCCGGAACTGTTAAACCTCGGGCACACGCGGATGATGGATCGCTTCCCGATGACCAAACGGGAATTCCTCTACCACTTCACCGTCGCGCTGCTGATCCCCAAGCGGTTGCTGCGCTACATGTGGGACAACATTTACGTCACCGCCGTCGGCAACGGCGTGCATCCTTACAATTTGCCGGCCGGGCAAGGACCCCCACTGCTGTTCGGGCTGTTCCGCATCACTTCGGTGCTGGGGATCGGCTATTTGGCGGTGATGATCGTCCTGATGGGTTACTTGAGCCACTTCGGAACGACGTTCAGCATGACGGCCACTCCATTGGCCATGCTGGCGGTGGCTGGTGCATGCATTTGGGCGTTGCCGATTCAGTGGTTTTTCAGCTCGCGGATTCGCCCGGTCTACTCCAACAAGATCACCAGCTTCCTGCGGTTGAGTTATCTCACTGCGATGGAATGCGTGCTGGCCTGGTCATTTTTTCTGACCGGCTTCGAGTGGGGCGTCTATTTCTGGCTGCTTTGGATGTTGCCGTTGTTCACGGTCTTCCCATACTTGATGCTGCTGCGCGACTTGTTCCAGCATGCCAATGCCGACGACGGCCGCTTGTCCAACAGCCGCGCAATTCTGTGCCACCCGGTGCTGCGTTGGGCGATGTTCATCTATGGCCAGGACTTGCACGTCACGCATCACCTGTTCCCGTTCGTCCCGCACTTCCGCTTGCCGGCGCTGCACCGACTGCTCATGGCGAAGTGCGACGAATATTCCCGCGAAGTGGTCGAAACGCAGGGCCTCTTGCGCGGCAATCGGGCGCTCCCGACGCTGCTCGACGTCATCGCCCCCAAGGCCAACGCCGGGCACTAA
- a CDS encoding sugar phosphate isomerase/epimerase family protein, with protein sequence MLGTSSRRRWLRDAALLTVGAALPARLHRMASAIEPLQRVGGAKFKFSLAAYSYRDLLTGDSPKLTLEDFIRDCATMGLEGTELTSYYFPPEPSNEYLVKLKRLAFELGLDVSGTAVGNDFCYPPGAERDKELNGVKQWIGHAAALDAPVIRIFSGNAKDSQSDEAAHRLAVAGIEECCAVAGEHGVMLALENHGGLTNTADGMLKLVHDVQSPWFGVNLDTGNFRTSDPYGDLARLAPFAVNVQVKVMMQPEGAAKSQADYARLAKMLADVGYRGYIVLEFEEDEDPRVACPRHLGEMRAAFTPLG encoded by the coding sequence ATGCTGGGCACTTCTTCTCGACGGCGTTGGCTTCGGGATGCGGCACTGCTGACGGTCGGTGCGGCGTTGCCCGCGCGGCTCCATCGAATGGCTTCGGCGATCGAGCCGCTCCAGCGCGTGGGGGGCGCGAAGTTCAAATTCAGCTTGGCCGCGTACAGCTACCGCGACTTGCTGACCGGCGACTCGCCCAAGTTGACGCTGGAGGATTTCATTCGCGACTGCGCGACAATGGGGCTCGAAGGAACGGAACTCACCTCGTATTACTTCCCTCCGGAACCGTCGAACGAGTACCTCGTCAAGCTGAAGCGGCTGGCATTCGAACTGGGCTTGGACGTCTCCGGCACAGCCGTCGGCAACGACTTTTGCTATCCGCCGGGTGCGGAGCGCGACAAAGAGCTGAACGGCGTGAAGCAATGGATTGGGCATGCCGCGGCGCTTGACGCTCCGGTGATTCGTATTTTTTCCGGCAATGCGAAGGACAGTCAGTCCGACGAAGCGGCGCATCGCCTGGCCGTGGCGGGTATCGAAGAATGTTGCGCCGTCGCGGGCGAGCATGGCGTGATGCTCGCCTTGGAAAATCATGGCGGGCTCACCAATACCGCCGACGGCATGCTGAAGCTGGTTCACGACGTGCAAAGCCCCTGGTTCGGCGTGAATCTGGATACCGGCAATTTCCGCACATCGGATCCCTATGGCGACTTGGCCAGGCTGGCCCCCTTCGCCGTGAACGTGCAGGTCAAGGTGATGATGCAACCCGAGGGCGCCGCCAAGTCACAGGCCGACTACGCGCGGCTGGCGAAAATGCTCGCCGACGTGGGCTACCGCGGGTATATCGTCCTCGAGTTCGAAGAGGACGAGGATCCCCGGGTCGCCTGCCCGCGGCATTTGGGCGAAATGCGCGCGGCCTTTACGCCGCTGGGCTGA
- a CDS encoding FkbM family methyltransferase, whose product MRRWFLFNLRRAVGTQVLIERFVLPTGAGIPAPAPVEYARQPAIPKSLAFPAATEPPMVSAAAQMLRDLYTRIADASLSDEQLGFHRDQVPVLVDLNGDLLWLPGDLLKYVTHTRQNFSPAYIVHLLAETPHYMWIRDRLRPGDTVLDCGANLGLFATMMAARVGPTGAVHAFEPSPRARHDLARVVHLNELSWVVISPFAVADKCGQATFCDVLENDVRREASHLSTAVRFTANLAKQSIEVPTITLDRYLAETGVRPRLVKIDVEGAELEVLDGARDCLRRFRPLLVIEIHPDAQTGQFDHERLKQHLVENNYAFTTDNREYYCEPR is encoded by the coding sequence ATGAGACGCTGGTTTCTGTTCAACCTGCGGCGTGCCGTCGGCACGCAAGTATTGATCGAACGTTTTGTACTTCCCACCGGCGCCGGGATACCGGCACCCGCGCCTGTCGAGTACGCCAGGCAACCGGCGATTCCTAAGTCGCTTGCCTTTCCAGCGGCGACGGAGCCGCCGATGGTCTCGGCCGCGGCCCAGATGCTACGCGATCTGTACACGCGGATTGCGGACGCCTCGCTCTCGGACGAGCAACTTGGTTTTCATAGAGACCAAGTCCCCGTGCTCGTAGATTTGAACGGCGACCTGCTCTGGCTGCCCGGCGATTTGTTGAAGTATGTAACGCACACGCGACAAAACTTCAGCCCGGCCTACATCGTACATCTGCTGGCGGAAACGCCACACTATATGTGGATTCGCGATCGGCTGCGCCCCGGCGATACCGTGCTTGATTGCGGGGCGAATCTCGGCTTGTTTGCGACGATGATGGCCGCCCGCGTGGGGCCGACCGGCGCGGTCCATGCCTTCGAACCGAGTCCGCGCGCACGCCATGATCTGGCGCGTGTCGTGCACCTCAATGAGTTGAGCTGGGTGGTCATCAGCCCGTTCGCGGTCGCCGACAAATGCGGTCAGGCCACCTTCTGCGACGTGCTCGAAAATGACGTGCGACGCGAAGCGAGTCACTTGTCGACCGCCGTGCGCTTCACCGCGAATTTGGCAAAGCAGTCGATCGAAGTGCCGACCATCACGCTCGACCGTTACCTCGCGGAAACAGGCGTCAGGCCGCGACTCGTCAAGATTGACGTGGAAGGCGCGGAACTCGAAGTGCTCGACGGAGCTCGCGATTGTCTGCGTCGTTTCCGGCCGTTGCTGGTGATTGAAATTCATCCGGACGCTCAGACCGGACAATTCGATCATGAACGTCTCAAGCAGCACCTCGTTGAGAACAACTACGCATTCACCACAGACAATCGCGAGTACTACTGCGAGCCGAGATAG
- a CDS encoding NAD(P)-dependent oxidoreductase, translating into MTANVLLTGGAGYLGSVLAPALLDRGFHVTVLDNFSFQQDSLLACCANPRFSVIRGDTRDADVLRRGLRHADIVIPLAALVGAPACQADQTNARSLNLDAIKLLLSLRSPRQRVIYPTTNSGYGIGEKGKHCTEESPLRPISLYGVTKVEAEAAVLEAGDTITFRLATVFGMSPRMRIDLLVNDFVYRAVNDRTVVVFEGNAKRNYIHVRDVARAFLHAIDNYHAMQGEPFNVGLSDANLSKLELCAKIKEHLPNFVYLEAPVGEDPDKRDYIVSNAKIERTGFRPAHSLDMGITELRKGYEMLRNSRYGNVG; encoded by the coding sequence ATGACCGCAAACGTCCTGCTCACCGGCGGCGCCGGCTACCTTGGATCTGTGCTCGCGCCGGCCCTCTTGGACCGTGGCTTTCATGTCACGGTGCTCGACAACTTCAGCTTCCAGCAGGACTCCCTCCTGGCCTGTTGCGCGAATCCCCGCTTTAGCGTGATTCGTGGCGACACCCGCGACGCCGACGTGTTACGGCGAGGTCTGCGGCATGCCGATATCGTAATTCCGCTGGCGGCGCTCGTCGGCGCGCCGGCCTGCCAGGCCGACCAGACCAATGCCCGGTCGCTGAACCTCGACGCGATCAAATTGCTGCTGTCATTGCGTTCGCCCCGGCAGCGGGTGATCTACCCGACGACCAACTCAGGCTACGGGATCGGCGAGAAAGGCAAGCATTGCACGGAAGAGAGTCCGTTGCGGCCGATCTCGCTATACGGCGTGACCAAGGTCGAGGCCGAGGCGGCGGTGCTGGAAGCTGGCGATACGATCACTTTCCGGCTGGCGACCGTGTTCGGCATGTCGCCGCGGATGCGAATTGATCTGCTGGTTAACGACTTTGTCTACCGCGCGGTGAACGACCGGACCGTCGTGGTGTTCGAGGGGAACGCCAAACGCAACTACATCCACGTCCGCGACGTCGCACGCGCGTTCTTGCACGCGATCGACAACTACCACGCCATGCAAGGCGAGCCGTTCAACGTGGGCCTGAGCGACGCGAATCTCTCCAAGCTGGAGCTTTGCGCGAAGATCAAGGAACACCTCCCGAACTTCGTCTATCTCGAAGCCCCGGTCGGCGAAGACCCTGACAAGCGCGACTACATTGTCTCGAACGCCAAGATCGAGCGCACGGGGTTTCGGCCGGCCCATTCGCTGGACATGGGCATCACGGAGTTGCGCAAAGGCTATGAAATGCTGCGGAACAGCCGATATGGGAATGTAGGGTAG